TATATAAGTTGTAGTTCTATAACTTCAGTGGTTCCAAAATCTACATCTGAAAGGTAACATCAGTTTTATTATGGAAGCAGTTGCCTTGTTATAAATTCCATGTAAAACACTTGAATTCTAGGTCTTTCTCTTTAACACGATTTAGTTTCTTGTGATTTGGTCAGCATAcacatttatcatttcatttgataTACAAGCCAATgtggaaatgaagaaacaaaattacCAGCTAGTTCAGAGAGCTAAATTGAGTCCAGGATTGTGGCAGAGTCTGAcccaaaattttaatttgtaattttagcATGTATCTCATGCAGTTTGGGGAGCATCAAACTAAATCTACAATCGCCAGAAGCGTTGTTACAGTTAAATGCACATTAActaaaatgtgtacatttttagTGTTCATGATAAATGCAGTTATGACCTTATTACACTTTTGGCATTCTTTAAGAAAGCACATTAAGCTTTAATATAGAAATGTTTAGGTTACACTTAACTTGTGCTCAGGTGGTAATAAAACATCTGTTCTTTCTGATCTCATACATTCTCTCCTCAGGTATGGCCCATCTCCTGTACACTTGGAGCGACCTTTGGCTACATGGCTGGCCTTATTATTTCGCCACTCTGGATATACTGGAATAGAAAGCAACTTACATACAAGAACAATTAATTAAAGCAAAGGGAGAAGATATTTCTTTGTGCAGATTCCATAAAGACTGTGCAGAAATGCATACGGTCTAAGCCAGGCAGTTCCATTCACAGCACTGTTTTTTATGTAGTTACAACATGATGTGATTGTAGCTTTTTAAACTATGAAACCCCTGAGAGATTGTACCTTCTAGTTGAAATAAAGTATTTATAATAGATTGTGGCTTCAGATGCTGTTTGCTGCTCTTGTACCTTTAAGAAACATTCTTGGTGAACTTGACAGAATTCTGAGGACAGGGTTGTaggacttttttctttcaaattttaaactGCTTCATTCTCAGAGGTCTGGGTGTAGCTGTGGCATTTCATATGCTTTCTGAGAGAAACGGACAGTTCCTTGGCCAAGGAAGATGTTTCACGTAATCAAACAACAGTTTATACATCTTgatcctattcttttttttactgtgtgtttctttggaGTTAAAATGGCTATGATAGCCTCATCAAAAACAGTCTTCAATCCCTTCTGGGTTAAAGCTGAACATTCCACATAGCAGCATGCTCCTAtctgagagggagaaaaaaattacaaatatataaaatcttttttttacaCAATTGgtgtaacaaaataccattataaggaaaattataaaatacaactGCAAAAAGCATGAAGTCATCATCCACATTTATAATACCCAGAGATAGCTAACTGTTAAAATACTAGTATACATCCTTTCAGACTTTTTCTATGAGAAATTTCATCCCTGGAATATTTACTAGGTACCTACTATAGGCCAAGCACTGTTTTTGGTGCTGGTGGATAATGTCAATGAAGTGAACAGAAGAGCAAAGTCACTGCTGCGTGCTGCTCTCATTTGCTTAAGTTCTACTGGGAGAGGCACacgaaagaagaaaataataaagctgaTGGTGGTACTGGCTCTGGAGAAAAAGCAGGCGGAAAGAGGGAGATGGAGAGTGCAGGGGGCAGTGGTGGTGGAAAACTCAACCAGGTGAAGTGTGAGCAGTGAGGGAAACCTAGGGGGAGTTTCCAGGCAGACGGAGCCACAGGGGCAAAGCCCTGGCAGGCCTGGAGTGTTCAGGAAATGGTAAAGAAGCCCAAGTGTCCAGAAAGCGGGAAGGAGTGGCAAGAGATGAGTCAGTGAGGTAACCTCAAGGCCACTATAAGGACTTTGGCCTCTGCTCTGAGAGGACCTATTCATTCATTGAAAATTTACTGAGCATTCTCATTTAGCAAATGAGAGAATGCACCAAGGAACTCAAATCTGTACTCTTACGAAGCTTGCATTTTAGAGGGAAAAGACCATGAACTAGCAAATGCAGAGGCAGAAGGTCAGATGGTAGTATGTGGTCTGGAGAAAATTAGGGGAGGGACATAGTGGGGACAAGTTCAGGTCTCATTGAGAAAGTGATATTTGAGCAGGGACCTGAAAGGAGTGAAAAAATGAATAATGTTCCACAGGGAAGAAGAGTCCAGGCACAGGGAGGCAAGTACACAggtccagaggtagaaaaatctgGAGGAATGGCAAAGAGGCCAATGTGCCTAGAGTACAATGAGTTGCAGAGGCAGCAGGGGCCTCTATAGCCATGGTAAGGACTGGCCGGTATTCTGAGTGAGCTGGGGAACCACTGGAAGATTCTGAACAGAGCAGTAACCTGATCaagcttatattttaaaagactcaggctgctgtgttgagaacaGACTGACATGAAGCAGACAGGTGAGTTAGAAGCTGTTCCAGTCATCAGAGACAGAGGAGGCCTGAACCCAACTGACAGAGGAGGGAGGGTAAGGAGTGTTTGGATTCTGGGTGTATTCTGAAGGTAAAAGTGTTTTGGTGTACGGTGGGCTGTAGAGAAAGAGCAAGGTCAAGTGTGACTTTTGGCCTGAGTAACTGGGAGGACAGGCTTGGAGGATAAAATTAGGAATCCTGTTTTGGAGTGTTAATTTTGAGATGCTTAGTCTAACACAGATGGACTTGTCGAGTGACCGGCTGGATAACCAAGTTTAGAATTTAGGGAAGAGGCCGGCCTGGAGATAGAAATTTGGGAATCCAGTAATAGATCGTTCAAACCACAAGACTGACAAGCTCACCTAGAGAGCTCTGAGTGTGGATAGAAAAGATGTCCAAGAAGCTGGATGCTGGGCCGTGGGCCCTCCAGTATTCAGAGGCAGGGAGATGAAGTGGGGGAGAGGCCAATGAGGGGAGAAAAACCAAGACAGGGTGTTTCAGGAAGCCAAAAGAGTGTGTCAAGAAGGAACCAACTATGCCCAGTATTGCTGACGTGCCTAGAAATGGGATTGTATCATTTTGTAGCCACTTTTTTTCTTATGCTACATATAAATATGAACATCTTAATAGATATATTagtataaaattttaatagataGATGGTTGGGTTTTTATTTGTCATTATAAGCAATGCAGCAACCGTGTAGCCATCTCTTTAAGCACATCCCTAACAATTTTCTTAGGATTAATTCCTACCCATGGAATTGCTTGATCAAAAGTATGCATGACTTTAGGGCTTTTGTATGTTACCAAGATTGCTTTTACTCAGCAACCAACAGTACAATAGAGTGCCCATTTCTTTGCTTAAATAGTGGCTATTGTAActaatttctcttgttttttttgcCAGTTTTATAGGTGGAAACTGAACTTACATTTGACTACTAAGTTTGAACATATTCTTATCTTCAATGGTAATCTGCATTTTTTGGTGAATTTTCCATTGATGTTCTTAGTCTGTTTTTCCTACTAATTCATATGCAAGGGGTTCCTATATCCTAAGGATATGAAACCGTTTTCCTGCCATACATGTCAACTTTGTTATATGACTTTTAATTCTATTTCTggtatttaatttattaaatttttacacAGTCATCAGTATTTTCATTTATGACTTTTACCTTTATGACACTTAAaaattccttctctctcccaaGATTACAAAATTGAATACAGAGAATTTTTAGAGCAATTTATTAGTGAAGCTAGTTTATCTTTTGCTTTAGGAAAAACTGTCCTCCAAAAAGTCTTCTTGCTTCTACTTCCTGATGGCACATTTTAAAAGACCTTATTAGATTCTGTGCCCACAAAAGCCCTATTAAAGTCACAATATCTGAAAAATAGAATCCAATAATGTTATGGCCAAATGGAGAAAAAGGGAAGCCTAGCTTTGGGGCAAGGGAGAGTTACCAGTTAACAGGTATTATGCACATCCTACTTACACACTTTTTAGAATActaatattttccatcttttaataAAAGGACTGGAAGAAAATTCAATCCTTTTCATACCATgccataattttttgtttttcactgcaGATTTAAACTGTCCTCTTTGGCCACATTCCGACCTACTCCTAACCGAAGACAGCCTGATTTGGTACAGTAAAAAATCCTTACATGATTAAAAAGGGCTTAAAGATCAGCACCTTTTTCTAATGCCTCATTCTACCTATGACTAATTAGGAAGATACTGCCGCCAGCACAGCACTTAAGAGCCTGGGCTCTGCAGCCAGGCCCTGACCaaaacccagctctgccattttatTAGCTGAGGGATCGCACAAGTTACCTGACATCACCaagcctctgtttctcttctgtaaaataaggaaCTAGTCAGCCCTGCCTCTGAGTCAGTGTAAGGATTCAATGCAATACTGCATTGGAAGCACTCAACACAGTGCCTGGTGTACAGTAAATACACAATAAATGCTCGCTTCTCTTATTACCTTAGCTTCTTtcacacttatttttaaattctgtatcaGTTCCATTACCTCTTTTGCTAGTTTCTGTCCTTGTTCCACACATACAGGTTTTTCTTTCATATCATTCAGTCTTGCTAAAGTTTTGGGGTCATCTCGGAGATCAATCTAATCAAGAGAAGGTCAATAATGTCCCATGATATTACAAGTCTTTAGAGATAAATCAAAGCATATAGTCCCATTTAATcccaaataacaaaaaaaaaagattaaaccaaagaacttaattttaaaaaccaacaaacaTAACTGCTTATTTTTGGCACTACTTTTTCCAAAAATGTAATAGAACTGATTGTAAATTGCAATTGAGATTAAACACATACATCATTTGTTAAACTTCAGTACCATTTGTCTTAGCCCAACACCACAAGATAAGCCAGAAAGATGATTCTTAAATGGATAAAATCAAAGCAGCCATACCTGAGTTCCTATTAATAAAAAGGGTACATTTGGTGCATATTCCTTAAGTTCTGGTACCCACTCCTCTTTCACATTTTGGAATGAGGCTGGATTTACCACAGAGAAGCATATAAGGAAGACATCAGTCATTGGATAAGATAAAGGCCTCAGACGATCATAGTCTtcctaaggaagaaagaaaatcctcGTTATTTCCATTTACAGTTCTTTAGTAATATGTACATTAGATTACATGGTCAAAGATGCAAAGTCAGCCCATAGTCCACAAATGGAATGTGTATGGTACTCTACATAAAACAAGATAATTTCACTGTTCTTTGttattcttccttttaaagtTACTAGTGGGGTAAAAAAATGACAATATCACTAACAACTATGATAAAACTTCAGGAAATACATTGTGATTACTAAAGCTATCACCAGAAACATTTTTAACTGAAAAGTTTAAGCAAAGAATTAATTATAGTTGGATGCTGTCTAAGTATTATAATTTGTAATAACTAACATATTCTGAATGTTTACTCTGTGTCAGGTACTAATCCATTATTCTCTCCCATGTATTACTTatttaatccttgtaacaacTAAGTACCATTATGACTGTTTTGCATTTGAGTGAAGTGAGGCccagaaattaaaataacttgTATAAGGATGTATAGCCAGTAAGTAAAGGAGGTGGGATTCAAACCCTGACAGTTTCATTCCAGAACTTACGCCTTACCCACTGTATATCTTCACTGAGACCTTGAATCTGTGCTTTCCCTGTTTATATAGTTTTCttaattatatgtatgtgtaaaaaTATAAAGCTAAAAACATATAGAGTAAATCCTCAAAAATCccttttttccccaatttttatTCCCTTCCTAAAATGtagatgttttcatttgtatcttCCAGGCCTTTTTCTATGTATGTATTGCTTATAACTGTACATATTTGAACATTTGTACATAGTGGGGATTGGGTAATCTATGTTATCTGCACCCTTCAGTATGTCCTGGAGATCTTTCCAGACCAGGATACGTTAGATTACCATATAATCTTAAACTGCTACTTTGAGTTCCATTTATTGATGGCTGTTTCAGTATTTATCACACAAGGCAGTGAAAATCCTGTTTGGCTTAGACTATTTCCCATGACACAAAATTCTGTTTATTTATATCCTAGTGAGTGAACAGAGTCAGGATTTCATTTTTGTTGTGGATAGATTCTCATCTGATTTCAAGAAACTTTCTTTATGGCCTAGGCCACCACCCCTCTTAAATGACCCATGTCACTGGCCAGAACTACCTGAATGTGGAACTAAAGGAATATTAAAACGTCCTCCACTCAGTTTCAACAGTAGAGTTGTTCCTCATGGAACGTGAATTCCTTTCATGTCttctaacatttttcttaatgtaaCATTCAACTCaagcctattaaaaaaatgtCCCAAACTCATGACTTTGGAATTaatccttctctttttctgtgatgCTTTCAAAAGGCACACCTACAGTCTGGAGCTGGGGGAACTGAAAGAATTCTCAGGTGCTGGCTGTTACAGGAAGAGGGGGAAATGCAATCCTCAACCCTCTCtgccctttatttttaaaagaggcctctaattgattttgaataaaGCATCGCTCTGGTGCTAAGAAAGTATTAATGAAGAAATCAAATAGGGTGGAAATGAAAAAGGTTGCACCCCAGCCAGTGACTCTAATAAGAGAATTActataaaaaatatgttttaaaaaatgagtttgaATGTTTACTAGTATGACTGGGTGCCTTCAATACACTTTCTGTACTCTACTACCTGTTTCAAAAACTACATGTCCATAAGGGGAAATAAAGGGACAGCATTAGTCTCAGCATTCTACTAGCAACTCAATGTTCCTGAGCAAACTTACACTTAGCATGGTCAGGGAATGGGATGCTCTTCTTAAGAATACCTCCTCATCCATATGTAGACATCCAATTTTCAACATCCAATTTTCACAGAATTAGACTTGAGGATACTATCTCATAGGTTTATGAGGAattcatgaaataataaaactaaagcTCTTAGCATATTGCCAGGCACATAAAAGAACTCTTCCACTGCTTTCACATAAATTCCTCATCCCACAGGAAACACATTCTCCTAATCCTCTGCAAATCCAAGCAGGCTTCCCATCAGTCCTACATCTGTCCTAA
This genomic interval from Manis javanica isolate MJ-LG chromosome 1, MJ_LKY, whole genome shotgun sequence contains the following:
- the RHOQ gene encoding rho-related GTP-binding protein RhoQ, translated to MAHGPGALMLKCVVVGDGAVGKTCLLMSYANDAFPEEYVPTVFDHYAVSVTVGGKQYLLGLYDTAGQEDYDRLRPLSYPMTDVFLICFSVVNPASFQNVKEEWVPELKEYAPNVPFLLIGTQIDLRDDPKTLARLNDMKEKPVCVEQGQKLAKEIGACCYVECSALTQKGLKTVFDEAIIAILTPKKHTVKKRIGSRCINCCLIT